ACCCGCTTGTCGGCGGCAAGATCGGTGTTGCGCACCAGCGCCCCAATGCGCAGGCCGCCGTCCGGCGTCTCCACCATCTGGTCCATGCCCAGACCGTTGACATCGATCAGATGACCCGGAGTCTCGATCTCGAGCTTCATCAGGTCGAGCAGGTTGGTGCCGCCGGCGATGAAACGGGCGCCGGGCATGGCTGCGGCCTTGGCGGCGGCGTCCTGCGCGCTGGTGGCGCGCTCGTACGTAAAGGGCCTCATGCTTTCACCCCTGCGACTTGCGCCATGGCTTCGGCGATGTTCGAATAGGCACCGCAGCGGCAGATGTTGCCGCTCATCCGTTCGCGCATTTCCAGCGTGGTCATGCCGGGCGCGGCGCCGATATCCTCGGTGACGTGGCTGGGGATGCCGGCCCGGATTTCCTCCAGCACCGCGACGGCCGAGCAGATCTGGCCGGGCGTGCAATAGCCGCACTGATAGCCGTCATGTTCGACGAAGGCTGCCTGCATCGGGTGCAGGTCGCCAACGCTGCCAAGGCCCTCGATCGTGGTGACCTCGTCGCCTTCGTGCATCACCGCCAGCGTCAGGCAGGAATTGATGCGGCGGCCATTCACGATGACGGTGCAGGCTCCGCACTGCCCATGATCGCAGCCCTTCTTGGTGCCAGTCAGCTTCAGATGCTCGCGCAGAGTGTCCAGCAGCGTGGTGCGGGTGTCCAGCGTCAGCGAAATCTGCTTGCCGTTGACCTTCATCCGCACGGCGGCGGTGGGCGGCGCGCTGGGCTCCGCCTGGGCCATGGCGACGTTGCCGGTCCCCAGCGAACTGGCGATGGCGGCACCGGCCGCGCTTGTCTTGAGAACGTCGCGCCTGGAAATGGCTCCGCATCCTTGCGTCATGGTGGTGTTCCTTTATCGAGGCCACGGGCACGGCAAACCGCGTCCGACCACACCCTGCTTGCCCAGAGCGCGGCCCCTATCTGCCCATCAACCCGTTGTGCGCCCTTTAGTTGCGGCTTGCCATGGCGTGGGAATTGCACGCGGCGATGAACAATCCTCATCACTGCGCGCAGTTCTATGCATCGCCGGATATAGTTGTTCAGCGGTCGAGTGGATTGTCCCGCCGCGTATCGGGCAGCATCAGCGCGGCCACCAGCGACACCACGCAGAACGCCGATACGTACCAGTAGAACCCGTGCTCCAGCCCGGCGTCCTTGAAGCGGAGCGCGAAATACTCCGCCGTGCCGCCGAAAAGGGCGTTGGATACGCCGTAAGCCAAGCCCACCCCCAGCGCGCGGACATGGACGGGGAACAGCTCCGCCTTGAACAGCCCGCTGACGGACGTGTAGAAACTGCAGATCGTCAGCCCGGCCACGATCAGCACGAATGCCATGGCCGGGCTCTGCGCCGTGGCCAGCGCACTGAACAGCGGCACGATGCACACGGCGCCCAAAACGGCAAAGACGATCATGTTGGTGCGCCGCCCGATCCGGTCCGACAGCAGGCCCATCAGCGGCTGCTGCGCCATGAACACGATCAGCACCGCCGTCATCAGCAGCGTCGCGGTTTCCTTGGACATGCCCACGGTCAGCACCAGGAACTTCTGCATGTAGGTGGTGAAGGAATAGAACATCAGGCTGCCGCCCGCCGTCAGCGCCGCGACGATCAGGAAAGCGCGGGTCGAATGGCGGAACAGTTCGACGATACTGCCGGCCTGCGCACCTTCACGATCGGTATCGCTGGCGGTTTCATGCATGTGATCGCGCAGCAAGATGATGCAGCCCGCCGCCGCCGCGCCGATCAGGAAGGCGATCCGCCAGCCCCACGCCTTCATCCCGTCCTCGCCCAGCAATTGCTGGAGGATCAGGATCACCAGCGTCGCGCAAAGCTGTCCGCCGATCAGCGTCACGTACTGGAACGAGGACCAGAAGCCGCGCCGCGTGGGCCCGGCGATCTCGCTAAGGTATGTGGCGGCGGTGCCGTATTGCCCGCCGGTGGAAAAGCCCTGGAGCATGCGCCCCACCAGCAGCAGCGCCGGAGCCGCCGCGCCGATCGCCGCGTATGTCGGCAGCACCGCGATCAGCAGCGCGCCCGCGCCCATCATCAGCACCGAGACGACCATCGCTGCCTGCCGCCCCTTGCGATCGGCATAGCGGCCAAAGAACCACCCGCCGAAAGGCCGCATCAGAAAGCCTATCGCAAAGATGCCGCTGGTGGCCATGAGCTGGACCAGCCTGTCGCTTTCAGGGAAGAACTCGGACGAGAAATAGAGCGCGGTGAAAGCGTAGACGTAGAAGTCGTACCATTCGATGAGATTGCCGGCCGATCCTGCGAAGATGGCCCGCAGGCGCATCGCGTCGGTAAGCGTGGCCTTGGGCGGGACGGCATCGATCGTCGGACTTTCGGCCATCATGTTCCCCCGGCTACGTGTCGCCGGGCGTTATGGGCGAGCCATCGGCCAATCACAACCGTTGCATCAAAGGCGCTCCGTCAGATCGGCAGCGCCGTCGTCGCCTTTATCTCGGACAGCGCCACGGTAGAGGTGATTTCCTGCACGCCGGGAAGCTGTGACAGTTTCTCGAAGAAGAAACGCTCGTAAGCGCTGATATCTTCCGCCACCACGCGGATCATGAAGTCCACCGAACCCAGCAGTACATAGCAGTCGAGCACCTCTGGAAATTCGCGGATCTTGGCGGCGAACTCGTCGAGGTTGGCGCGGCCATGGGCGTTGAGCTTCACTTGCACAAAGACGTGCGCGTTGAGCCCCACCTTGTG
The DNA window shown above is from Novosphingobium sp. P6W and carries:
- the paoA gene encoding aldehyde dehydrogenase iron-sulfur subunit PaoA, producing MTQGCGAISRRDVLKTSAAGAAIASSLGTGNVAMAQAEPSAPPTAAVRMKVNGKQISLTLDTRTTLLDTLREHLKLTGTKKGCDHGQCGACTVIVNGRRINSCLTLAVMHEGDEVTTIEGLGSVGDLHPMQAAFVEHDGYQCGYCTPGQICSAVAVLEEIRAGIPSHVTEDIGAAPGMTTLEMRERMSGNICRCGAYSNIAEAMAQVAGVKA
- a CDS encoding MFS transporter, whose translation is MAESPTIDAVPPKATLTDAMRLRAIFAGSAGNLIEWYDFYVYAFTALYFSSEFFPESDRLVQLMATSGIFAIGFLMRPFGGWFFGRYADRKGRQAAMVVSVLMMGAGALLIAVLPTYAAIGAAAPALLLVGRMLQGFSTGGQYGTAATYLSEIAGPTRRGFWSSFQYVTLIGGQLCATLVILILQQLLGEDGMKAWGWRIAFLIGAAAAGCIILLRDHMHETASDTDREGAQAGSIVELFRHSTRAFLIVAALTAGGSLMFYSFTTYMQKFLVLTVGMSKETATLLMTAVLIVFMAQQPLMGLLSDRIGRRTNMIVFAVLGAVCIVPLFSALATAQSPAMAFVLIVAGLTICSFYTSVSGLFKAELFPVHVRALGVGLAYGVSNALFGGTAEYFALRFKDAGLEHGFYWYVSAFCVVSLVAALMLPDTRRDNPLDR
- a CDS encoding Lrp/AsnC family transcriptional regulator; the protein is MTELDPYERKILRELQRDASQTTAQIAERVGLSSSPCWRRIDRLEREGFIQRRVAIVDRHKVGLNAHVFVQVKLNAHGRANLDEFAAKIREFPEVLDCYVLLGSVDFMIRVVAEDISAYERFFFEKLSQLPGVQEITSTVALSEIKATTALPI